CCTGTCGAGCTTCTGCGTGCGTGTGCCAGTCGGCTCCTTCGATCAGCTCGCACTCCAGCGTCGCGAAGGCGCTCTCGGCCACGGCGTTGTCCAGACAGGTGCCGCGCCGGCTCATGCTGCACCGCATCCCGTGCTTCGCCAGCCGGTCCTGATACGCTCGGCTCGTGTACTGGCACCCCTGGTCGGAGTGGAGGATCAGCCCTGGGGCGGGCCGGCGGCTCTGCACCGCCATCTCCAGCGCATCCAGCACCAGCGCGGTGTTCTGCGCCGCTCCCATCGCCCAGCCCACCACCCGCCGCGAGGCCAGGTCCAGGATCAGCACCAGATACAGCCAGCCCTGCCGCGTCGGGATATACGTGATGTCGCTCACCCACACCCGATTCAGCCCTCCCGCCTCTTCGGGGGAGAAGCGCCGCGCCAGCAGGTTCTCGGCAACCAGACCCACCGCCTGCTCCTCCACCACCTTGCGGCGCCGCTGCGGCCGGTTGGACTTGCCGCGGAGGCGATCCTGCCGCATCAGCCGCTCTACCTGCCCCCGCGAGCACGCCACGCCGCGCTCGCGCAGCTCCCGCCAGATCCGCGGCGCGCCGTACCTCCCGCGGCTCTGCAGGTGCGCTGCCCGGATCTCCAGCAGGAGCCGCATCTCGCTGACGCGCCGCTCGCGCCCCGAGCACGCTCTCCACTTGTAATAGCCGGAGCGTGCCACCTCCAGCACGCGGCACATCATCGCCACGTCGTAGCTCGCCCGGTGCTCCTCGATGCAGGCATACCTCACTTCGGGCCGCTCGCGAAGTACGCCGCCGCTTTTTTTAAGAAGTCCCGCTCCTGCTTCAGCAGCTCGATCTCGCGCCGCAGCTCCCGGAGCTCCACGTCCGCACCCGAGCGCCTCAGCTTCCCGATCGTGCCCTCGGCTCCCATCCCGGCGCGTCCTTCCGCCTGCTTCACCCAGTTGCGCAGCGTGTCCACGCGTACGCCGATCTCCCGCGACACCTCTACCGCCTCACGGCCCCCGGCGATCAGCCGCACCGCCTCTGCCTTGAACTCCCGACTGAACGCTCGTCTCTTTCTGCTCATCGACACCTCCTCTCGCCGCTAATCTACGGCTTTGAGGTGTCCGCTGTCGCCGGGGAACTCCAGAAGGGTCCCCTCCCCCAGCCCCTCCCCCGCAAGCTCCCGCAAGCGGGAGAGGGTCGATGGCTCCTCATGCTCCGGATGCTTCCTTGCGGGGTGATCCTTCGGGGTTAGTCCCCGCAGTGGGACTTTGCGCAGCCGGCGCCG
Above is a window of Longimicrobiaceae bacterium DNA encoding:
- a CDS encoding IS3 family transposase encodes the protein MRYACIEEHRASYDVAMMCRVLEVARSGYYKWRACSGRERRVSEMRLLLEIRAAHLQSRGRYGAPRIWRELRERGVACSRGQVERLMRQDRLRGKSNRPQRRRKVVEEQAVGLVAENLLARRFSPEEAGGLNRVWVSDITYIPTRQGWLYLVLILDLASRRVVGWAMGAAQNTALVLDALEMAVQSRRPAPGLILHSDQGCQYTSRAYQDRLAKHGMRCSMSRRGTCLDNAVAESAFATLECELIEGADWHTHAEARQ
- a CDS encoding transposase, whose product is MSRKRRAFSREFKAEAVRLIAGGREAVEVSREIGVRVDTLRNWVKQAEGRAGMGAEGTIGKLRRSGADVELRELRREIELLKQERDFLKKAAAYFASGPK